From Streptomyces zhihengii, the proteins below share one genomic window:
- a CDS encoding AAA family ATPase, translating into MTPAPAASEAAVFDPSAEAGRATDRILHDTLHGDARGVVVDSPPGAGKSTLVVRAARELAAAGRPLMVVAQTNAQVDDLVLRLAAKDPELPVGRLHSHSGDGTAPYDRALDALDNVRTSAKAADLAGLDIVISTAAKWAHVQGVEPWGHAIVDEAYQMRSDALLAVAGLFERALFVGDPGQLDPFSIVGSEQWAGLSYDPSASAVSTLLAHNPGLPQHRLPVSWRLPASAAPLVSDAFYPYTPFRSGTGHGDRRLSFGVPADGSGPDRVIDEAAEAGWGLLELPARHTPRTDPEAVGAVARVVRRLLDRGGVTHSELSADPAPLTAGRIAVGTAHRDQAAAVRAALAGLGVTDVTVDTANRLQGREYDVTVILHPLSGRPDATAFHLETGRLCVLASRHRHACIVVCREGVAELLDEHPSTEPVQLGVSIKFPDGWEANHAVLSHLAEHRVSWRP; encoded by the coding sequence GTGACGCCCGCCCCCGCCGCTTCCGAGGCCGCCGTGTTCGACCCGTCCGCCGAGGCGGGCCGGGCCACGGACCGGATCCTGCACGACACCCTGCACGGCGACGCCCGGGGCGTGGTCGTCGACTCGCCCCCGGGCGCGGGCAAGTCGACCCTGGTGGTGCGCGCCGCCCGGGAGCTGGCCGCGGCCGGGCGCCCGCTGATGGTGGTCGCCCAGACCAACGCCCAGGTCGACGACCTGGTGCTGCGGCTGGCGGCCAAGGACCCGGAGCTGCCGGTCGGGCGGCTGCACTCCCACTCGGGCGACGGGACCGCCCCCTACGACCGGGCGCTCGACGCCCTGGACAACGTCCGTACGTCGGCGAAGGCGGCCGATCTGGCGGGCCTGGACATCGTCATCTCCACGGCCGCGAAGTGGGCCCATGTGCAGGGCGTGGAGCCGTGGGGCCACGCCATCGTCGACGAGGCGTACCAGATGCGCTCCGACGCCCTGCTGGCCGTGGCCGGCCTCTTCGAGCGGGCGCTGTTCGTGGGCGACCCGGGCCAGCTCGACCCGTTCTCGATCGTCGGGTCCGAGCAGTGGGCGGGCCTGTCGTACGACCCCTCGGCGAGCGCGGTCTCCACGCTCCTCGCGCACAACCCCGGCCTTCCGCAGCACCGGCTGCCGGTCTCCTGGCGGCTCCCGGCGTCGGCCGCGCCCCTGGTGTCCGACGCGTTCTACCCGTACACGCCGTTCCGCAGCGGGACGGGACACGGGGACCGGCGGCTCTCCTTCGGGGTGCCCGCGGACGGCTCCGGGCCCGACCGGGTCATCGACGAGGCGGCCGAGGCGGGCTGGGGCCTGCTGGAGCTGCCCGCCCGCCACACCCCGCGCACCGATCCGGAGGCCGTCGGGGCGGTGGCCCGGGTGGTGCGGCGGCTGCTGGACCGGGGCGGTGTCACCCACTCGGAGCTCTCGGCCGACCCGGCGCCGCTCACCGCGGGCCGGATCGCCGTCGGCACGGCCCACCGCGACCAGGCGGCGGCGGTGCGGGCGGCGCTCGCCGGGCTCGGGGTCACGGACGTCACGGTGGACACGGCGAACCGGCTCCAGGGCCGCGAGTACGACGTGACGGTGATCCTGCACCCGCTCTCGGGCCGCCCCGACGCCACGGCCTTCCATCTGGAGACCGGCCGGCTGTGCGTGCTGGCCTCCCGCCACCGGCACGCCTGCATCGTGGTGTGCCGGGAGGGTGTCGCCGAGCTGCTGGACGAGCACCCTTCGACGGAGCCGGTGCAGCTGGGCGTCTCCATCAAGTTCCCGGACGGCTGGGAGGCGAACCACGCGGTCCTCTCCCATCTGGCCGAGCACCGGGTGTCCTGGCGGCCGTAG
- a CDS encoding bifunctional DNA primase/polymerase, producing the protein MSAWLRDRDQRTDTDIFALLREEADAGQEHAAAVTPPGAGWLASAETFPRSALAQWENRPAAPAVLPCGSVFDVVNVPSTFGRRMLDRLWGEGPGSGPVAMHRGRMMLFATPGTAQRLPSLLHWEEWGDAVPPLICHGAGDAVTVPPLTPSDSGTAPRWLVAPDTRHPWLPGPEVLLWACVRAARTHERPVVRVSIFPPADQGANVYDVSRRR; encoded by the coding sequence ATGAGCGCATGGCTGCGGGACCGGGACCAGAGGACGGACACGGACATCTTCGCGCTGCTGCGGGAGGAGGCGGACGCCGGGCAGGAGCACGCCGCCGCGGTGACCCCACCGGGGGCGGGCTGGCTCGCCTCCGCAGAGACGTTTCCGCGCTCGGCGCTCGCGCAGTGGGAGAACCGGCCCGCGGCGCCCGCCGTGCTCCCCTGCGGCAGCGTCTTCGACGTGGTGAACGTGCCCTCCACCTTCGGGCGGCGGATGCTCGACCGGCTGTGGGGCGAGGGCCCGGGCTCCGGCCCGGTGGCGATGCACCGGGGGCGGATGATGCTCTTCGCGACGCCCGGCACGGCGCAGCGGCTGCCGTCGCTGCTGCACTGGGAGGAGTGGGGCGACGCCGTCCCGCCGCTCATCTGCCACGGCGCCGGCGACGCGGTGACGGTCCCCCCGCTGACCCCCTCGGATTCGGGCACCGCGCCGCGCTGGCTGGTGGCGCCGGACACCCGCCATCCGTGGCTGCCGGGGCCCGAGGTACTGCTCTGGGCCTGCGTCAGGGCGGCCCGTACGCATGAACGCCCCGTGGTGCGGGTATCGATTTTTCCTCCCGCCGATCAGGGTGCTAATGTCTACGACGTCAGCAGGCGCCGCTAG
- a CDS encoding glycosyl hydrolase family 18 protein — protein sequence MRSRRPLLAAFTTAALAAGALAGFAGLGTAQANDTTQAAASSGGIKIAYYDQWSVYGNAFYPKHLDSRGIAAKLDVINYSFGNIHPTDLTCFMANKAAGDDNNPNAGDGAGDSYADYQKSFGAADSVDGVADTWNQPITGVFNQFKELKAKHPHLKINISLGGWTYSKYFHDAAKTDASRKKLVSSCIKQYIQGDLPVEGGFGGPGTAAGIFDGIDIDWEYPGSSGGHLGNHYGPEDKQNFTLLLAEFRKQLDAYGTANGGKKYMLTAALPAGQDKIKYLETDKIGAYLDYANIMTYDMHGAWDGDGPAYHQSPLYSPASDPTDPIAPGTEKYSVDGAIDAYIDGNAAYGITGGFPANKLTLGYEFYYRGWKGVPAANNGLGGSATGGSAARPLSQQAGIAHYKELGGIVDNPATTFWDDAAKASYFYKDGEFFTGLDKRAIQARADYAKQRGLGGAMMYSLLGLDANTTLLNEIVAAVGGTPTTPPTTTPPTTPPPTTTPPTTPPAGSCTAAAWAKATAYTGNAQVSHNGRTWKAKWWTQGEEPGTTGEWGVWQDLGAC from the coding sequence GTGCGCTCCCGCAGACCGTTGCTCGCGGCATTCACGACCGCCGCGCTCGCCGCAGGCGCCCTGGCCGGATTCGCCGGACTCGGCACCGCGCAGGCGAACGACACCACCCAGGCCGCCGCCTCCTCGGGCGGAATCAAGATCGCCTACTACGACCAGTGGAGCGTCTACGGCAACGCCTTCTACCCGAAGCACCTCGACTCCCGGGGCATCGCCGCCAAGCTCGACGTCATCAACTACTCGTTCGGCAACATCCACCCGACCGACCTGACCTGCTTCATGGCCAACAAGGCGGCGGGGGACGACAACAACCCCAACGCCGGTGACGGCGCGGGCGACTCGTACGCCGACTACCAGAAGTCCTTCGGCGCGGCCGACAGCGTGGACGGCGTCGCGGACACCTGGAACCAGCCGATCACGGGCGTCTTCAACCAGTTCAAGGAACTGAAGGCGAAGCACCCCCACCTGAAGATCAACATCTCGCTGGGCGGCTGGACGTACTCCAAGTACTTCCACGACGCGGCCAAGACGGACGCGAGCCGCAAGAAGCTCGTCTCGTCCTGCATCAAGCAGTACATCCAGGGCGACCTGCCGGTCGAGGGCGGCTTCGGCGGCCCCGGCACCGCTGCCGGGATCTTCGACGGCATCGACATCGACTGGGAGTACCCGGGCTCGTCCGGCGGCCACCTCGGCAACCACTACGGACCCGAGGACAAGCAGAACTTCACGCTGCTGCTCGCCGAGTTCCGCAAGCAGCTCGACGCCTACGGCACGGCCAACGGCGGCAAGAAGTACATGCTGACCGCCGCGCTCCCGGCCGGCCAGGACAAGATCAAGTACCTGGAGACCGACAAGATCGGCGCGTACCTCGACTACGCGAACATCATGACGTACGACATGCACGGCGCCTGGGACGGCGACGGCCCCGCCTACCACCAGTCCCCGCTGTACTCGCCGGCGTCGGACCCGACCGACCCGATCGCCCCCGGCACCGAGAAGTACTCGGTCGACGGCGCCATCGACGCCTACATCGACGGCAACGCGGCCTACGGCATCACCGGCGGCTTCCCGGCGAACAAGCTGACCCTCGGCTACGAGTTCTACTACCGCGGCTGGAAGGGCGTCCCGGCGGCCAACAACGGCCTCGGCGGCAGCGCCACCGGCGGCTCGGCGGCCCGCCCGCTCAGCCAGCAGGCCGGCATCGCCCACTACAAGGAGCTCGGCGGCATCGTCGACAACCCGGCGACCACCTTCTGGGACGACGCGGCCAAGGCCTCGTACTTCTACAAGGACGGCGAGTTCTTCACCGGCCTCGACAAGCGGGCGATCCAGGCCCGCGCCGACTACGCCAAGCAGCGCGGCCTCGGCGGCGCGATGATGTACTCCCTGCTCGGCCTCGACGCGAACACCACCCTGCTCAACGAGATCGTGGCCGCGGTCGGCGGCACGCCCACCACCCCGCCGACGACGACCCCGCCCACCACCCCGCCGCCCACCACGACGCCTCCGACCACCCCGCCGGCCGGCAGCTGCACCGCGGCCGCGTGGGCCAAGGCGACGGCGTACACCGGCAACGCCCAGGTCTCCCACAACGGCCGCACCTGGAAGGCCAAGTGGTGGACCCAGGGCGAGGAGCCCGGAACCACGGGTGAGTGGGGCGTCTGGCAGGACCTCGGAGCCTGCTGA
- a CDS encoding putative bifunctional diguanylate cyclase/phosphodiesterase, giving the protein MTTHGHLQALSPAELRDYRAAFNAAQVAMAVVDAEGLVVCSNDALGVLLGVRPAELRRRPAADLVGLSSDSRTWDAYREVLRGDRARLRCTRRLKQPDGRTLWAEVTVAPVPDTGDVLLTVADVSDRRELHARLRHLQLHDPVTRLPNRALFFERLTASLESSPYGEGATGRIGLCYLDLDGFKAVNDTLGHRVGDRLLAAVAERLTECAEAGGTHGGGHLVARLGGDEFAILVEDSTGTEQLADLARAVLAALQRPFDLAGERLSVSASIGVVERAVADASATCLMQAADTTLYWAKEDGRSRWTLFDPERNATRMTRQALASTLRPAVERGEFSLEYQPLVGLADEVTRGVEALVRWNHPRFGTLTPNRFVAIAEEEGSIVQLGRWVLRTACRQARRWQLDHPEVEPLFVSVNVAVRQVWDSDLVADVAEILAETGLPPRLLQLELTESAVMGSAGRPLQTLRALSDMGVRIAIDDFGTGYSNLAYLSRLPVSALKLDGTFVRGFQDEAHANPADETIVEAMVELAHRLGLTVTAECVETSGQASRLRRIGCDTGQGWLYSRAVAPERITEMLGGLPRHAATAG; this is encoded by the coding sequence ATGACTACCCACGGTCACCTTCAGGCCCTGAGTCCGGCGGAACTGCGCGACTACCGCGCCGCCTTCAACGCGGCCCAGGTCGCCATGGCCGTGGTGGACGCCGAAGGACTCGTGGTCTGCTCCAACGACGCCCTCGGCGTCCTGCTCGGCGTCCGGCCCGCCGAGCTGCGCCGGCGGCCCGCGGCCGATCTCGTGGGCCTCTCCTCCGACAGCCGCACCTGGGACGCCTACCGCGAGGTCCTGCGGGGCGACCGCGCGCGGCTGCGCTGCACCCGGCGGCTGAAGCAGCCCGACGGGCGCACCCTGTGGGCGGAGGTCACCGTCGCGCCGGTGCCGGACACCGGTGACGTCCTGCTCACCGTCGCGGACGTCAGCGACCGTCGCGAACTGCACGCCAGGCTCCGTCATCTGCAACTGCACGACCCGGTGACCCGGCTGCCCAACCGGGCGCTGTTCTTCGAACGGCTGACGGCCTCGCTGGAGTCCTCGCCGTACGGCGAGGGGGCCACCGGCCGGATCGGGCTGTGCTACCTGGACCTGGACGGCTTCAAGGCGGTCAACGACACCCTGGGCCACCGGGTCGGGGACCGGCTGCTGGCCGCCGTCGCGGAGCGGCTGACCGAGTGCGCCGAGGCCGGCGGGACGCACGGCGGAGGGCACCTGGTGGCCCGGCTCGGCGGGGACGAGTTCGCGATCCTCGTCGAGGACTCCACCGGCACCGAGCAGCTCGCCGACCTCGCCCGCGCCGTGCTCGCCGCGCTCCAGCGGCCGTTCGACCTCGCCGGGGAGCGGCTGTCGGTCTCCGCGTCGATCGGTGTGGTGGAGCGGGCGGTGGCGGACGCCAGCGCCACCTGCCTGATGCAGGCCGCGGACACGACCCTGTACTGGGCCAAGGAGGACGGCCGTTCGCGCTGGACCCTGTTCGACCCGGAGCGCAACGCGACCCGGATGACCCGTCAGGCGCTGGCCTCCACCCTCCGGCCGGCCGTGGAGCGCGGCGAGTTCTCGCTGGAGTACCAGCCGCTCGTCGGTCTGGCCGACGAGGTGACCCGGGGCGTCGAGGCGCTGGTGCGCTGGAACCATCCGCGGTTCGGCACGCTGACGCCGAATCGGTTCGTCGCGATCGCCGAGGAGGAGGGCTCGATCGTCCAGCTCGGGCGGTGGGTGCTGCGCACGGCGTGCCGTCAGGCGCGGCGGTGGCAGCTCGACCACCCGGAGGTGGAGCCGCTGTTCGTGTCCGTCAACGTGGCGGTGCGGCAGGTGTGGGACTCGGACCTGGTCGCCGATGTGGCGGAGATCCTCGCGGAGACGGGGCTGCCGCCGCGGCTGCTCCAGCTCGAACTCACCGAGTCCGCCGTGATGGGCTCGGCGGGCCGGCCGCTGCAGACGCTGCGCGCGCTGAGCGACATGGGCGTGCGGATCGCCATCGACGACTTCGGGACGGGGTACTCCAACCTGGCCTACCTCAGCCGGCTGCCGGTCTCCGCGCTGAAGCTGGACGGAACGTTCGTGCGGGGCTTCCAGGACGAGGCGCACGCGAACCCGGCCGACGAGACGATCGTCGAGGCGATGGTGGAGCTGGCGCACCGGCTGGGCCTGACGGTCACCGCCGAGTGCGTCGAGACCTCGGGGCAGGCGTCCCGGCTGCGGCGGATCGGCTGCGACACCGGCCAGGGGTGGCTGTACTCGCGGGCCGTGGCGCCGGAGCGGATCACCGAGATGCTGGGCGGGCTCCCCCGGCACGCGGCCACGGCGGGCTGA
- a CDS encoding maleate cis-trans isomerase family protein → MTTVGLLYPGHAAEDDYPRIETLLTGVNVPVVHTEAGEDAHTSDALLDSGSAERLAAGVEELRLSGAESVVWASTGGSFVHGWDGAHGQTRALAVTAGLPASSTSFAFVRAAREVGAARVAVAAAYPEDVSEQFAQFLGGAGIEVVAVAAAQVASRSAAAAWERAQVLDLVRRADHERAEAVLVPGTALHTVALLPELEEAVGKPVLTANQVTVWEGLRLADRHGAWSDDLGTLFARKD, encoded by the coding sequence ATGACGACGGTGGGACTGCTGTACCCGGGGCATGCGGCGGAGGACGACTATCCCCGCATCGAGACACTGCTGACCGGGGTCAACGTGCCGGTGGTGCACACGGAGGCGGGCGAGGACGCGCACACCTCGGACGCGCTGCTGGACAGCGGCTCCGCGGAGCGGCTGGCGGCGGGCGTCGAGGAGCTGCGGCTGTCGGGCGCCGAATCGGTGGTGTGGGCGAGTACCGGCGGGTCGTTCGTCCACGGGTGGGACGGCGCCCACGGGCAGACCCGCGCGCTCGCGGTGACCGCCGGGCTCCCGGCGTCGAGCACGTCGTTCGCGTTCGTGCGCGCGGCCCGCGAGGTCGGGGCCGCCCGGGTGGCGGTGGCCGCCGCCTATCCGGAGGACGTGTCGGAGCAGTTCGCCCAGTTCCTCGGCGGCGCCGGGATCGAGGTGGTCGCGGTGGCGGCGGCCCAGGTCGCCTCGCGCTCCGCGGCGGCGGCGTGGGAGCGGGCGCAGGTGCTGGACCTGGTGCGCCGGGCGGACCACGAGCGGGCCGAGGCGGTGCTGGTGCCGGGCACCGCGCTGCACACGGTGGCGCTGCTGCCGGAGCTGGAGGAGGCGGTGGGCAAGCCGGTGCTCACGGCGAACCAGGTGACCGTCTGGGAGGGGCTGCGGCTGGCGGACCGGCACGGCGCCTGGTCGGACGACCTGGGCACGCTGTTCGCCCGCAAGGACTGA
- a CDS encoding M6 family metalloprotease domain-containing protein, producing the protein MAFAATSLVAGPAIADSAAGPCALPRTAAHHSLGLDTWNTAYPKPVAGLDAVMIFLSFPDSVPLNTPEELAADHFPATSDFFHRASYGTFSLRAHPQTEWIRMPEASVTYDIRRDWEPDRRTAYLKDAIAAADDRVDFSRYDIVYLVADPDAPGVDSDATKVVNFDRPLTADGTDIRRVVTVFERHPPDRNVLAHETGHVFDLPDLYHRPVDGDGDWDTHVGDWDVMGSQFGLAPDLFGWHKWKLGWLGPAEVRCVNGDVSARVPAGPPGSGEIVTLEPLAAAPVRGGSVGTRLAVVRTGPDSALAVEARSAVGNDEYTCTEGVLLYRVEGDSASGGGPVEVVDTHPETEACGDRSVYPPLADAPLRVGETFTLRGDGGGRTRVEVADRTATGAWTVKITTE; encoded by the coding sequence ATGGCCTTCGCCGCGACCTCCCTCGTCGCCGGTCCCGCGATCGCGGACTCCGCCGCCGGCCCCTGCGCCCTGCCGCGCACCGCCGCCCACCACTCCCTCGGTCTGGACACCTGGAACACCGCCTACCCCAAGCCGGTCGCCGGGCTCGACGCGGTGATGATCTTCCTCTCGTTCCCGGACTCCGTACCGCTGAACACGCCGGAGGAGCTGGCCGCCGACCATTTCCCCGCCACCAGCGACTTCTTCCACCGCGCCTCCTACGGCACGTTCTCGCTGCGCGCCCACCCGCAGACGGAGTGGATCCGGATGCCCGAGGCGTCCGTCACCTACGACATACGGCGTGACTGGGAGCCGGACCGGCGGACCGCCTACCTCAAGGACGCCATCGCGGCCGCCGACGACCGGGTCGACTTCTCCCGCTACGACATCGTCTACCTGGTCGCCGACCCGGACGCCCCCGGCGTCGACTCCGACGCCACCAAGGTCGTCAACTTCGACCGCCCGCTCACCGCCGACGGCACCGACATCCGGCGGGTGGTCACCGTCTTCGAGCGCCACCCCCCGGACCGCAACGTGCTCGCCCACGAGACCGGCCATGTCTTCGACCTGCCCGACCTGTACCACCGCCCGGTGGACGGCGACGGCGACTGGGACACCCATGTCGGCGACTGGGACGTCATGGGCAGCCAGTTCGGGCTCGCCCCCGACCTCTTCGGCTGGCACAAGTGGAAACTCGGCTGGCTCGGCCCCGCCGAGGTCCGCTGCGTCAACGGCGACGTCTCGGCCCGCGTCCCCGCCGGACCGCCGGGCAGCGGGGAGATCGTCACGCTGGAACCGCTCGCCGCCGCGCCCGTGCGCGGCGGCAGCGTCGGTACCCGGCTCGCGGTCGTCCGCACCGGCCCGGACAGCGCCCTCGCCGTCGAGGCGCGCTCCGCCGTCGGCAACGACGAGTACACCTGCACCGAGGGCGTGCTGCTCTACCGGGTGGAGGGCGACTCCGCCTCCGGCGGCGGACCCGTCGAGGTGGTCGACACCCACCCGGAGACCGAGGCGTGCGGGGACCGGTCCGTCTACCCGCCCCTGGCCGACGCGCCGCTGCGGGTGGGGGAGACCTTCACCCTGCGGGGCGACGGCGGCGGGCGCACCCGGGTCGAGGTGGCGGACCGCACGGCGACGGGGGCGTGGACGGTCAAGATCACGACGGAGTGA
- a CDS encoding LLM class flavin-dependent oxidoreductase yields the protein MNARDAAGDEIRGVTAGSAPVPLSVLDLVTVGSGRTASDALRTSVALARLAESRGYHRHWVAEHHSMPGVASSSPAVILAHLAAHTERIRLGSGGVMLPNHAPLVIAEQFGTLEALAPGRVDLGLGRAPGTDGATAAALRRTENLHEGADDFPQQLAELTRFLDDDFPDGHPYARIHAVPGPVQANAPGGVQSPARPPIWLLGSSGFSARLAGVLGLPFAFAHHFSAHNTVPALELYRESFRPSAVLDAPYALIGVAALAAEDEREARRQVLTGALSMLHLRSGRPGLIPTPKEAEAYPFTAMEREFADGWLKNIVYGTPDAVRSGLDALRERTGADELMITANAHGGDVRLRSYELIADAYGLPVLPPGADSSAPVGRAG from the coding sequence GTGAACGCAAGGGACGCGGCAGGCGACGAGATCCGGGGAGTCACGGCCGGCTCCGCACCCGTACCGCTGTCGGTGCTCGACCTGGTCACCGTCGGCAGCGGCCGCACCGCCTCCGACGCCCTGCGCACCAGTGTGGCGCTCGCCCGGCTCGCCGAGAGCCGCGGGTACCACCGGCACTGGGTGGCCGAGCACCACTCGATGCCCGGTGTGGCCTCCTCGTCGCCCGCCGTGATCCTGGCGCACCTCGCCGCCCACACCGAGCGCATCCGCCTCGGCTCGGGCGGCGTGATGCTGCCCAACCACGCCCCGCTGGTGATCGCCGAGCAGTTCGGCACCCTGGAGGCGCTCGCGCCGGGCCGGGTCGACCTCGGTCTGGGCCGCGCGCCCGGCACCGACGGCGCCACCGCGGCGGCGCTGCGCCGCACCGAGAACCTCCACGAGGGCGCGGACGACTTCCCGCAGCAGCTCGCCGAGCTGACCCGCTTCCTCGACGACGACTTCCCCGACGGGCACCCCTACGCGCGGATCCACGCGGTGCCCGGACCGGTGCAGGCGAACGCGCCCGGCGGTGTGCAGTCCCCGGCCCGCCCGCCGATCTGGCTGCTGGGCTCCTCCGGCTTCAGTGCCCGGCTCGCCGGTGTGCTCGGGCTGCCGTTCGCCTTCGCCCATCACTTCTCGGCGCACAACACCGTGCCGGCGCTGGAGCTGTACCGGGAGAGCTTCCGGCCCTCGGCGGTGCTGGACGCGCCCTACGCGCTGATCGGCGTCGCCGCGCTGGCCGCCGAGGACGAGCGGGAGGCCCGCCGGCAGGTGCTGACGGGCGCGCTGTCGATGCTGCATCTGCGCAGCGGCCGGCCGGGGCTGATCCCGACGCCGAAGGAGGCGGAGGCGTACCCGTTCACCGCCATGGAGCGGGAGTTCGCCGACGGCTGGCTGAAGAACATCGTGTACGGCACCCCCGACGCCGTCCGCTCGGGTCTCGACGCGCTGCGCGAGCGCACCGGGGCCGACGAGCTGATGATCACCGCCAACGCCCACGGCGGCGATGTGCGGCTGCGCAGCTACGAGCTGATCGCGGACGCCTACGGGCTTCCGGTGCTCCCGCCGGGGGCGGACAGCTCCGCTCCGGTCGGCCGCGCCGGGTAA
- a CDS encoding histidine phosphatase family protein, whose product MAPRILLARHGQTEWSLSGRHTGRTDIPLLEEGRRGAKLLGERLHRAPWSGLEGVEVRTSPLVRAAETCALAGFGDRAEPWDALMEYDYGAYEGMTPAQIHAERPGWVLWHDGVPDGETLAEVSARADEVVAWARSADRDVLVFAHGHILRAIGARWLGQDIVFGARIRLDPTSLSVLSWAYGEPAVERWNDTGHMEV is encoded by the coding sequence ATGGCACCGCGGATACTGCTCGCCCGCCACGGCCAGACCGAGTGGTCGCTGAGCGGCCGGCACACCGGCAGGACCGACATCCCGCTGCTGGAGGAGGGCCGCCGCGGCGCCAAGCTGCTGGGCGAGCGGCTGCACCGCGCGCCGTGGTCGGGGCTGGAGGGCGTCGAGGTGCGCACCAGCCCGCTGGTGCGGGCCGCGGAGACCTGCGCGCTCGCCGGGTTCGGCGACCGCGCCGAGCCGTGGGACGCCCTGATGGAGTACGACTACGGCGCCTACGAGGGGATGACCCCGGCCCAGATCCACGCCGAGCGCCCCGGCTGGGTGCTGTGGCACGACGGCGTCCCGGACGGGGAGACCCTCGCCGAGGTGTCCGCCCGCGCGGACGAGGTCGTCGCCTGGGCGCGCTCGGCCGACCGCGACGTGCTCGTCTTCGCGCACGGCCACATCCTGCGCGCGATCGGCGCGCGCTGGCTGGGCCAGGACATCGTCTTCGGCGCGCGCATCCGGCTCGACCCGACCAGCCTGTCGGTCCTGTCGTGGGCGTACGGGGAGCCCGCGGTGGAGCGCTGGAACGACACGGGGCACATGGAGGTCTGA
- a CDS encoding phosphatase PAP2 family protein: MPHAVQHHRPRWWTELMLLAVVYAAYSAGRLLARGDVSTAVDNGLAILRAEKALSLNAEHPLNRLFTETPEIGIPADFVYATLHYLVTPLILVWLFRRRPAHYRAARTWLMVSTLLGLVGFTLMPTCPPRLLDAAHGFVDTMAQYSSYGWWGGEASAPRGLGGMTNQYAAMPSLHVGWALWCGVMLWRHGRTPAAKALGVLYPLLTTVVVMGTANHYFLDAVAGAAVMGAGLLLAPHAMRLADAAGRRFTGLTGFPGPRPAAVPAPVVGGGCKTSAGERIPGQRTSPEGADDSTQAAAR, translated from the coding sequence ATGCCGCATGCCGTACAGCACCACCGGCCCCGATGGTGGACCGAGCTGATGCTGCTCGCCGTCGTCTACGCCGCGTACTCCGCCGGACGCCTGCTGGCACGGGGCGATGTGTCGACGGCGGTGGACAACGGCCTCGCGATACTCCGGGCCGAGAAGGCACTCTCGCTCAACGCCGAACATCCGCTGAACCGTCTCTTCACCGAGACGCCGGAGATCGGCATACCCGCCGACTTCGTGTACGCGACCCTGCACTACCTGGTCACCCCCCTGATCCTGGTCTGGCTGTTCCGCCGCCGGCCCGCGCACTACCGGGCCGCCCGCACCTGGCTGATGGTCTCCACCCTGCTCGGCCTCGTCGGCTTCACGCTGATGCCGACCTGCCCGCCCCGGCTGCTGGACGCGGCGCACGGCTTCGTCGACACGATGGCCCAGTACAGCTCCTACGGCTGGTGGGGCGGCGAGGCGAGCGCCCCGCGCGGCCTCGGCGGCATGACCAACCAGTACGCGGCGATGCCGAGCCTCCACGTCGGCTGGGCGCTGTGGTGCGGTGTGATGCTGTGGCGCCACGGGCGCACGCCCGCCGCGAAGGCCCTCGGCGTGCTGTACCCGCTGCTCACCACCGTCGTCGTGATGGGCACCGCCAACCACTACTTCCTCGACGCCGTCGCCGGGGCCGCGGTGATGGGCGCCGGGCTGCTGCTCGCGCCGCACGCCATGCGCCTCGCCGACGCCGCCGGGCGGCGCTTCACCGGCCTCACGGGCTTCCCGGGGCCACGGCCCGCGGCCGTTCCCGCCCCCGTTGTCGGTGGCGGATGCAAGACTTCCGCGGGTGAGCGAATCCCCGGACAGCGCACCTCCCCCGAAGGCGCCGACGACAGCACTCAGGCAGCGGCTCGCTGA